One genomic window of Capricornis sumatraensis isolate serow.1 chromosome 15, serow.2, whole genome shotgun sequence includes the following:
- the PCK1 gene encoding phosphoenolpyruvate carboxykinase, cytosolic [GTP] yields the protein MPPQLSDGLNYSAKIVRGSLDSLPQAVREFVESSAKLCRPDQVHICDGSEEENRQLLSHMEEEGVIKRLKKYDNCWLALTDPRDVARIESKTVIITREQRDTVPIPKTGLSQLGRWMSEEDFEKAFNVRFPGCMKGRTMYVIPFSMGPLGSPLSKIGIELTDSPYVVTSMRIMTRMGAAVLEALGDGEFVKCLHSVGCPLPLKKPLVNNWACNPELTLIAHLPDRREIISFGSGYGGNSLLGKKCFALRMASRLAKEEGWLAEHMLILGITNPKGQKKYFAAAFPSACGKTNLAMMNPTLPGWKVECVGDDIAWMKFDQQGNLRAINPENGFFGVAPGTSVRTNPNAIKTIQKNTIFTNVAETSDGGIYWEGIDQPLASGIKLISWKGKEWDPKDGEPCAHPNSRFCTPASQCPIIDPDWESPEGVPIEGIIFGGRRPVGIPLVYEALSWQHGVFVGAAMRSEATAAAEYKGKVIMHDPFAMRPFFGYNFGQYLAHWLSMAQRPTAKLPKIFHVNWFRKDKAGRFLWPGFGENSRVLEWMFNRVGGEDGAKLTPIGYIPSEDALDLRGLGDVDVKELFHISKEFWEEEVEEIQKYLEEQVNVDLPLEIKNQVLALKQRISQM from the exons ATGCCTCCTCAGCTCTCAGATGGCCTCAACTACTCAGCCAAAATCGTCCGGGGCTCCCTGGACAGCCTGCCCCAGGCCGTGAGGGAGTTCGTGGAGAGTAGCGCCAAGCTGTGCCGGCCCGACCAAGTCCACATCTGTGATGGGTCCGAGGAGGAGAACCGGCAGCTGCTGAGTCACATGGAGGAGGAGGGTGTGATCAAGAGGCTGAAGAAGTATGACAACTG ctggTTGGCTCTCACTGACCCCAGGGATGTGGCCAGAATTGAAAGCAAGACAGTCATCATCACTCGAGAGCAGAGAGATACGGTGCCCATCCCCAAAACCGGCCTCAGCCAGCTGGGCCGCTGGATGTCCGAGGAGGATTTTGAGAAAGCGTTCAACGTCCGATTTCCGGGGTGCATGAAAG GTCGCACCATGTATGTCATCCCGTTCAGCATGGGGCCCCTGggctctcctctgtccaagaTTGGCATCGAGCTGACAGACTCGCCCTACGTGGTGACCAGCATGCGCATCATGACGAGGATGGGCGCTGCCGTCCTGGAAGCACTAGGGGACGGCGAGTTCGTCAAGTGCCTCCACTCCGTGGGGTGCCCTCTGCCTTTAAAAA AGCCTTTGGTTAACAACTGGGCCTGTAACCCCGAGCTCACACTCATCGCCCACCTGCCCGACCGCCGAGAAATCATCTCCTTTGGGAGTGGGTACGGCGGGAACTCGCTCCTTGGGAAGAAGTGCTTTGCCCTCAGGATGGCCAGCCGGCTGGCCAAGGAGGAGGGGTGGCTGGCAGAGCACATGCTG ATTTTGGGCATCACCAACCCCAAGGGCCAGAAGAAGTACTTTGCGGCTGCGTTTCCCAGTGCCTGCGGGAAGACCAACCTGGCCATGATGAACCCCACTCTCCCGGGATGGAAAGTAGAGTGTGTGGGCGATGATATCGCCTGGATGAAATTTGACCAACAAG GTAACTTGCGGGCCATCAACCCAGAGAATGGGTTTTTTGGCGTCGCTCCGGGAACCTCTGTGAGGACAAACCCCAATGCCATCAAGACCATCCAGAAGAATACCATCTTCACCAATGTGGCCGAGACCAGTGACGGGGGCATTTACTGGGAAGGCATTGACCAGCCACTGGCCTCAGGCATCAAGCTCATTTCCTGGAAGGGCAAAGAGTGGGACCCCAAGGATG GGGAGCCTTGTGCCCACCCCAACTCACGGTTCTGCACTCCGGCCAGCCAGTGCCCCATCATTGACCCTGACTGGGAGTCTCCAGAGGGCGTGCCCATTGAGGGCATCATCTTCGGAGGGCGCCGGCCTGTTG GTATCCCTCTGGTCTACGAGGCTCTCAGCTGGCAGCACGGTGTGTTTGTGGGGGCGGCCATGAGATCTGAGGCCACGGCAGCGGCGGAGTACAAGG GCAAAGTCATCATGCACGACCCCTTCGCCATGCGCCCCTTCTTCGGCTACAACTTCGGCCAGTACCTAGCACACTGGCTCAGCATGGCCCAGCGCCCCACAGCCAAGCTGCCCAAGATCTTCCATGTCAACTGGTTCCGAAAGGATAAGGCCGGCAGGTTCCTCTGGCCCGGCTTCGGCGAGAACTCCCGGGTGCTGGAGTGGATGTTCAACCGCGTGGGTGGGGAAGACGGCGCCAAGCTCACGCCCATCGGCTACATCCCCAGTGAGGATGCCCTGGACCTCCGGGGCCTGGGGGATGTCGACGTGAAGGAGCTCTTCCACATCTCCAAGGAGTtctgggaggaggaggtggaagaAATACAGAAGTACCTGGAGGAGCAGGTGAACGTCGATCTACCCCTGGAGATCAAGAATCAGGTCCTGGCCCTGAAGCAGAGAATCAGCCAGATGTAA
- the LOC138091654 gene encoding large ribosomal subunit protein uL15-like, with the protein MPSRLRKTRKLRGHVSHGHGRIGKHRKHPGGRGNAGGMHHHRINFDKYHPGYFGKVGMRHYHLKRNQSFCPTVNLDKLWTLVSEQTRVNAAKNKTGAALIIDVVQSGYYKVLGKGKLPKQPVIVKAKFFSRRAEEKIKSVGGACVLVA; encoded by the coding sequence ATGCCATCCAGACTAAGGAAGACCCGGAAACTTAGGGGCCACGTGAGCCACGGCCATGGCCGCATCGGCAAACACCGGAAACACCCGGGAGGCCGAGGTAATGCTGGTGGCATGCATCATCACAGGATCAACTTCGACAAATATCACCCAGGGTACTTTGGGAAAGTTGGTATGAGGCATTACCACTTAAAGAGGAACCAGAGTTTCTGCCCGACTGTCAACCTTGATAAATTGTGGACCTTGGTTAGTGAGCAGACAAGAGTAAATGCTGCCAAGAACAAGACAGGAGCTGCTCTTATCATCGATGTGGTTCAATCAGGTTACTACAAAGTTCTGGGGAAAGGAAAGCTCCCAAAGCAGCCTGTCATCGTGAAGGCCAAATTCTTCAGTAGGAGAGCTGAGGAGAAAATTAAGAGTGTAGGTGGGGCTTGTGTCCTGGTGGCTTGA